In one Mesoaciditoga lauensis cd-1655R = DSM 25116 genomic region, the following are encoded:
- a CDS encoding SPW repeat domain-containing protein, whose protein sequence is MSWKGWTSLILGIWFVIAAFIPGMLGTGNLVNDLIVGIILAIVGFMMIPSGSAWQGWTIGLIGGVWMIIAAFIPQIVSNYTANMTNDLVVGIIVLIVALFERSKKSA, encoded by the coding sequence ATGTCTTGGAAAGGTTGGACATCTTTGATTTTGGGTATCTGGTTCGTTATAGCAGCATTCATACCTGGTATGCTTGGAACTGGTAACCTCGTCAACGACCTTATCGTTGGTATCATACTTGCAATTGTTGGTTTCATGATGATCCCATCTGGTTCTGCTTGGCAGGGTTGGACGATAGGGCTCATCGGTGGAGTTTGGATGATCATTGCGGCATTCATTCCACAAATTGTCAGCAACTACACCGCTAACATGACCAACGACCTGGTTGTAGGTATCATAGTTTTGATAGTTGCTCTTTTCGAAAGGTCCAAGAAAAGCGCCTAA